cccgtgaagggtctgtgctgaggaggacgagtgtaagaggaaagaagccgcttggcagttgagatagagaaaagcatctgtctcctgcccatccctgggcaatggaacatgtCTGTGTAAAACCCAATGGAATGCCATCCCTGGGCAATGCAACATGTCCGTGTAAAAcagattgtatgttctgtttactgagaaaggagaaaaccgccttagggtgaaaggtgggacttgctagcacaatgctgctctttatgcactaaaaaggtttatgaagatatttgcatatgcctatcaaggcacagcacttttccttaaacttattcatgtcacagagatctttattcatacaGAAATAAACCCCTGTAATGATGGTTACTGATTTTTGGACAAAGCTGTGAAGACAATTCAATGGGAGAAAGAAGTCTTTTAACAAATGATGTTAGGACACGTGGAtatacacatgcaaaagaataaagttggactcCTACCTCATactatattcaaaaattaaaatggatcaaagaaagagctaaaactataaaactctttaaaaaacataaatttttgtgACTGGGTTTTcaagatgaaccttgaaaacattaagccagtcacaaaggccacatattgtatgattctgtttatatgaaatatatgaaatgtccacagtaggcaaatatatagagagatgAAGTAGGTTAGTGactgccaggggctggagagTAGGGGGTGGAAAAGATGGAGAGGGATTGCTTATGAGTTTAGGGcttttctttttagggtgataagtatgttttaaaaatagtgataGTAGTGATACTTGCACagctctgtgaatatattaatacTTAAAACACCACTGAAGACTTTCAAAGGGTAGATTTTATGTATGTGAATTAAATCTTAGTAAAACTATGACTTCAAAAGTGTTCATGCAATGTCTACACTtgaataaagtataataaaaatatgtattcctacaatattaaaataaattcacttCAACATCGGACGCTGTTGGTTCCAAGCTATCAGAAGTTagaatttccaaataaaatgttaGTTTGAAATACATAAATGCTTACATGTAGCACTTTAGCAATCAATTCTCCACCTTCAGGCCCAATATCATTAAACATGAGGTTTAAGTAAATGAGATTGAGTTGTTTCTATGAGAGAAAATAAGCTattacacattattattattattggaaatTGATCGgttttacatacatacacacagtatatatatatatatatatatatacacacacacacacacacacagagtatataCTTTATTTGAATAAGTGTTTTCCTCCAAAGAAAATCTTTATAACCAAGAAAGACTGTATCCTAGCAAAAACAACTaccattaaggaaaaaaaaaatcattcttatgtaaacaaaatataattacaatataaatgaaagaaaaactttcGTTTTGATCAATCTGAAAGATGGATGTGGTGTATATATTTAATCATGGTGTACAAGTTTGCAAAAGAACTCAGGAGCTCTAGCTACTGGCTCCCTTGAGACCAAATTCACAGTGGGTTTCCAGTATATTTCAAGTGTTCTAGCACAGAGTCGGGACCCTTGACATCGGGTAAAACtagtattttatgtgtgtgtcaTTAGACTAATTGGTTTCACTGTAAATGGAACTAAGGACATTTTGTAGTAAAATAATACCTGAACCAGTTTCGCAGCATAGTATGCACCAACATCACCTAGAAGGTTATATCCAACATCCAAACCTGAAGCACAGATGAATAGAGCTGATATTCCTTATAAAGAATACTTAAATCAGATCAATGAAAAGCAGGAGGTATTGATTCTTATGGAAACATACCATTAATATACAGACAATTCtttaaaattctggaaagaatCCAAAAATCTTCACCTGTAACTCTTTCTACTGGCACTAAGCGATTGTTACCAGCAATGTTTAATGTGATTCCTGCTGCTAGcctgttaaaatacaaaaaaaaaaaaaagattttgaaacaGAAACCCAGTAAAGAATTAAAGTATGTTTCCTTCATGTATAAATAGTCATATCACAGATAACAGTTACTGGAAGCAAGCATAAAGTAAGTAGACTTATATAGTATGTTTATAACAGGTAACTTAAAACTACTGAACATTCTGCAGACTGCAAAGTGCTTTAAAAGATTCCGTATaatttctctctcacacacactcacactcacacaaacaGTATCCCCACTTTTATAGATAACAACACTGAAAACTTCAATGATTTTCTTAGACTCACCCAGCTCAGGTCAAGCGCGGTGGTCACGCCtgttaatctcagcactttgggaggccaaggcgggcggatcacctgaggtcaggagttcgagaccagcctggccaacatggtgaaaccctgtctctactaaaaatacaaaaattagccgggcatggtggcgggcgcctataatcccagctactcaggaggctgagagaggagaactgcttgaacccaggaggcagagtttgcagtgagccaagatcatgccactgcactctagcctgggggacagagggacacactcgcctcagaaaaaaaaaaaaaagattcaccccgcccacacacacacaaaaaagattcACCCCGCCCACAGAAGTTAAAGATCACTCTGGAGCCCAAGCTTGGGTACTCCCGGTCTAGTGCTCTTTCCTGAATGCTATACCACCTCTAAGACCTACTAACAGTGTTGCTCGTCTGCTTACTTACCTGAATCAAACGGTATATCCATTTTACCAAGCATTTTCAAATGGCTATAAAATCACTCAATATGTTAGGATTTTCACACACATGAATATAAGCAAACACTATTAATGTAAtcaagtatttgtctttcttacccctttttaatttctttatccacttctTGGAGTATACGCAATataaaaggattaattttctGGGATTTTTCCATACACAGATTAGAATAATGTTCCTGGAGACCAGATTCTGGAGATTCTGAAAAATATATGCATCATCCATCACATATAAATTATTCTAGAAACTTTTTGAATACCATAAAAACTATACTTCTTTCAAAGATATGAGTTGTACGTGTGTATAGTGGGGgtagggaagaaaaggaaacaaataaggttagaaaaaaagaagagaaaaataatgggaTAGATAATTAAAATGCTGTTTGGAGAACTAGGGCCACTGAACCACCCACTGAGGCTTGGCAGACACTGGCTTAAGTGAGCACCCTACATTGGAAGTGACATTAAGGGAGAACTAAGCTCCATTATGTGCCAGTTCTGGTAGCTGAGGAAAATGACTTCCAAAGACATTATATATTTTGTCCTAAACCATGCAGCTAATAAGGGCAGAGTGCAGAATCAAACTGATTCCAAAACCTCTTTCCACTGTGCCCTATTGGGTTGCAGTGActcaacatttctttctttctttttttttttttttttttcagtatctcAGCATCCATCAGAGGAAAAGGTTTCTTAAAATAGCttcatataaaaacaattttatctaATAACCTAACTCAAAAGGGATCTGAAAAATCACCTACTCCCACAAGCTTCTTGGATACCCTCTACATCATCCCAAGTTTGAATGTAACTGTCAGTTCTTCATACCAAATCGAGGCCTGGCTCACAGAAGCTCTTCTCCTACCCAGCCTTCCATCTCCTCTTTCTAAAGGTGACTTTTCCCTAAGTTCTTAAGAAGATAGAAACAAAGCAGGAATTGAGATCTCCTTTCTGTTATACATGCAGCTTTCCTTAATGACCTTACTGTTTTCAGTAATACCTCAAAAGCATCTTCTGCAAGGCCTACGTCTTCTGGGGTAGAAGTTATGCTGTTACTTTTCTTAGAAGCACAGGCCACTGTTTTTGTTTCTATACTTCTACCTTTTGtggatgtcttttaaaaatttgtgcaCAGAGATCTCATTGCTCAACCAGCCTAGCTTTTTAGGAGCTGGCTTCTCTTCTAAGTCTCTATATCTCAGAAATGTTTACTGAGTGTCCTTTGCACTCTGAAGAATAATGAGTTTGCTAAATGGATCTGCAGAACAAGATTTAACATGAGGAACATTACATTTCAGATGAAAGCAAAcaattttcttatagtttttaataacctttttaaaaataaatttaatatacttATTCCAGACaatttggaaatttcttttttttttttgagaccagttctcaatctgcctcccaggctggagagcaggagcgcaatctcagctcactgcaacctctgcctcccgggttcacgcggttctcctgcctcagcctcccaagtagctgggactacaggcacacaccaccacacccggctataaagacgcagtttcaccatgttggccagactggtctcaaactcctgccctcaagtgatcagcccgcctcagcctcccaaagtgctgggattacaggtgagccaatGCACCCGACCGGAAATTTctagtattaaaagaaaatacatgttacTCTGCAATCCCGCTGCCAAAGAACAACCACAATTGAGGTCTAGGCATACATACTTCCTATAGTTTTTCTTTCATATGcatattaagtattttttaaacaaaattggaATCTttggatataattttatatgctGTTTTTTTCAGTTAACGTTATATTGTAAGCAGTTTTCCCATGTCACTAGATAATCTCTGACAATTTTAAATAGCATAATTTCTGTCATGTGGATAGATGTACATATTGAAAAAGCTTCacctattttggaaaattttcatgtatttaaatgATATTGTAGCACAATATTTCCCAAATTGTATTTTGTGGAATATTCATGTTCTACAGGATGATCAAAGGTGTTCCAAACAGAATAGGTTTTATTATCAAGTAAGTTTGAGAAgtgctaaaataaacaaaactatacAGAGACACAACACTTCTCAGAGTATTTAAAACATGTGCACACTCTTCAAACTGTTAAGCTTGAGAATAGGGAAGATAAGAATGCTGcatttctggccgggtgcggtggctcatgcgtgtaatcccagcactttgggaggccgaggcaggtggatcacttgaggccaggagttcgagaccagcctggccaacatggtgaaaccctatctctaccaaaaaatacaaaaattagccggtgtggtggcgcgtgcctgtagtcccagctacttgggaggttgaggcgacagaatcgcttgaacgcgagCAGTGGAGGTtgcaagattgcagtgagcggagatcgcgccactgcactccagcctgggtgacagaggagactccatctcaaacacacacacgcacacacacacacacacacacacacctcacttGGAATGCAATCTAGAAAATGCTGCTTTAGCGTCCTCCCCAGGAAACAAAGCAAGTAGATCCCAAATAGAAGATGGAGCTGGGCTCCCAGTAGGCTTCTTTCTTCCCTACTCTCTTCCTTGGCATTAAGAGAAAGATTGCCCTGAGAATCTCCGAGATTCAGCGCTGCCCACACCACAAACAAGGCACAGAAATGTGTCAGACTACAATTCATTTTCGCAAAGGCATGAAGGAATCTTAGACTACGAGCTAAATACAGCTAAACAAAATTAtggaaatattattatttaacaagCTAGCCACAGATTTACAGTATTTAAAAGTTTCTGCTACCCTTCCTTTGACTTAAAATTCACCTATGTATTTTGTATGCCAGGATTTTATGGCACCAATGAATTTATTTCCTATACTATATAGTAAAGTAAAAACTAGGAAATAACCCAGCTACgcagaaaaatgtaaagaacctaacccaaatttcattttttcatccaCGACTCTGGCAGCACGTTTTACAATTTCCAGAGAAAGGACTTATTTAGGAGGCAGATCCCTCCAAAACATGCTTTTCTATACTTAGCCAAGCACTGGGAAATCCAAGAGATGAGCATGAGTCAGAACGTGGGGGCCCCACCCAGAATCCGCAGTGTGCACATTTGAACAAATTGTTATCCCAGCTTTAATTTCCTTTCATGCTAAAGGCAGAGCCTAACACTGCCCATTCAGTGAGTACTATTAAGCCAGCCTCCGAACACAGTTCCGTATCCACAAACATACTTTAAAGCAAGCATATAAAACGGAAATGGCGTGTAAGGGGTGGCCCTTCAGGGTATGCTTAACTCGCTAAAGATCATTCATGGGcgcagaaatatttaaaatggagaCAGTACAGAGGTGCAAAGTCAGAAACGGTATCAAGACCCTCATGCCCACCTGTGACCTGCTCTCTGGGACTTTCACAAAAAGGGGTCTGAGAAGAGCCCTCCAGCCACACCCTCCCGGAGGGAGACCCTGGAGATCCCGAGAGCACGGCGACAGACACCATCTGCACAACCTATCGCACAAACGGCGGGGACTCCTCTCCCGCCCTCGTTTCGGGGCGCCCCAAACCTCTGGTCACAGATGGGGTTCCCAGGGGCACTCTCCCTCCGCGCCGCCTTGGGCTGGCGGGCTGCTAGGACTTCGGCAGTGGGACCCCGGCGCCCCTCGCGCGTTTCGTCCGGGCCAGGCCGCGCAGACGGGCTCCCTACTTCTTACCGCGCTGGCCCACCACGGCCGCGCCCGGAGTACGGGCCTGAGTGGGGGCCCAAGCCGGGGACCTGGCCGGCGCACGGGCGGCCTCCCGGGGGCTCCCCATGCTCCTCTCACCCACTGGCCGCGGCGGCTGCGCTGCCATGGCGACCGCGCGCGCGCTTACAGTCCGCCTGCAGCTGTGAGGCGGCTACACAAGCCCCAGCGCCAGCCTGCGCCGAGTCCAGCCAGCTGTGCCTGCCCGGGCCCCGAGGCCTAACTGCTAAGGCAGTGACCGCTAACTCTGTG
This sequence is a window from Macaca fascicularis isolate 582-1 chromosome 2, T2T-MFA8v1.1. Protein-coding genes within it:
- the LRRC34 gene encoding leucine-rich repeat-containing protein 34 isoform X12, which gives rise to MAAQPPRPVGERSMGSPREAARAPARSPAWAPTQARTPGAAVVGQRESPESGLQEHYSNLCMEKSQKINPFILRILQEVDKEIKKGLAAGITLNIAGNNRLVPVERVTGEDFWILSRILKNCLYINGLDVGYNLLGDVGAYYAAKLVQKQLNLIYLNLMFNDIGPEGGELIAKVLHKNQTLKYLRMTGNKIENKGGMSFAAMLQINSSLEKLDLGDCDLAYSDLIQMGRLKPDNTDVEPFVVDGRVYLAEVSNGLKKHYYWTSTSGESYDHSSNAGFALVPVGQQP
- the LRRC34 gene encoding leucine-rich repeat-containing protein 34 isoform X8; the encoded protein is MAAQPPRPVGERSMGSPREAARAPARSPAWAPTQARTPGAAVVGQRESPESGLQEHYSNLCMEKSQKINPFILRILQEVDKEIKKGLAAGITLNIAGNNRLVPVERVTGEDFWILSRILKNCLYINGLDVGYNLLGDVGAYYAAKLVQKQLNLIYLNLMFNDIGPEGGELIAKVLHKNQTLKYLRMTGNKIENKGGMSFAAMLQINSSLEKLDLGDCDLGMQSVIAFATVLTRNQAIKAINLNRPILYGEQAYSDLIQMGRLKPDNTDVEPFVVDGRVYLAEVSNGLKKHYYWTSTSGESYDHSSNAGFALVPVGQQP
- the LRRC34 gene encoding leucine-rich repeat-containing protein 34 isoform X15 — translated: MAAQPPRPVGERSMGSPREAARAPARSPAWAPTQARTPGAAVVGQRESPESGLQEHYSNLCMEKSQKINPFILRILQEVDKEIKKGLAAGITLNIAGNNRLVPVERVTGEDFWILSRILKNCLYINGLDVGYNLLGDVGAYYAAKLVQKQLNLIYLNLMFNDIGPEGGELIAKVLHKNQTLKYLRMTGNKIENKGGMSFAAMLQINSSLEKLDLGDCDLGMQSVIAFATVLTRNQAIKAINLNRPILYGEQTESHSVA